The proteins below come from a single Caulobacter flavus genomic window:
- a CDS encoding TonB-dependent receptor: MSHSFRRRLSSSLTHAALLAALAAPTLVVAQPQQFAFDVPAGPLDKALLAFADQSKLQVLYDDATVQGRLAARLQGRFTAEDGLKRLLAKSDITAQQIRPGVYVLKRLSVATTPPLSAAEPLIAEPATELAELIVTGSFIRGAPPSSPIVTVSRDDIDRSGRASVADLLAALPQNYGNAASPTAAIGLADTSGVNGSMAQGVNLRGLGANATLVLVNGRRMAGSGLKGDFGDISAVPTAAVQRVEVLLDGASALYGSDAVAGVVNVIPRRDFDGGETRIRIGGARGGAEQVQVSQALGRAWRSGHVLLALEYQADAELKASERAYTATTDLRALGGTDHRTIYSMPANIIAYSASAGAYVPTYAVPATGAKAASDLIAGGRNLQNNREAFSALPRQTRYSAYLDARQELTDRLTLSGDLRFTRRDFAYSGQGTPSIFQITSANPNFLSPDGASSQLIAYYFGKELGAARTSGRSKSLGASSGLDAKLWGDWRGEAYLAYAEQQTFSAIPRQLSSSALNEALGNTPDNPATSFSTARDGYFNPFGAGAANSAAMLNFIGSGWQTTDTVARVGTANLKADGSLLQLPGGALKLAVGAQFRQEQFRTRSLVSSSAAAPAVYGGRTFMRNISAAFAEIRAPLVGEANARPGLQRLELSLAGRVERYEAQGSSATPKAGLLWAPTSDLAIRGTYGQSYRAPGLTELHEVRVISPSTLTASNGQILSIVQYGGNLDLKPETATSWTLGFDWTPTFAPGLSVSATTFDTNFKDRIGRPVLENFQQALTDPAFAPFVSRVSPATSPADLARVQALVAESTGTSIKLYPLNSFGAIIDARVVNAAELRVRGLDLSATYTFNLGADRLSVGGNATYLFDFKRRLTPTAAISELVDTAGNPVDLRLRGLASWARGPFGANLTINYVDDYAAAASQRVDSWTTVDLQLTWTAPAKTGALKGVGLALSAQNLFDQDPPFYDSALGIGYDAANADPLGRFVSVQLTKRW; this comes from the coding sequence ATGTCGCATTCGTTTCGCCGCCGCCTGAGCTCCAGCCTGACCCACGCGGCCCTCCTGGCCGCCCTCGCCGCTCCCACCCTGGTGGTGGCGCAGCCCCAACAGTTCGCCTTCGATGTTCCGGCCGGACCGCTGGACAAGGCGCTCCTGGCCTTCGCCGATCAATCCAAACTGCAAGTTCTCTACGATGACGCCACCGTCCAGGGGCGTCTGGCCGCGCGTCTGCAAGGCCGTTTCACGGCCGAAGACGGCCTCAAGCGCCTGCTGGCCAAAAGCGATATCACCGCCCAGCAAATCCGCCCTGGCGTCTACGTGCTCAAGCGCCTCTCAGTAGCCACCACCCCGCCGCTGAGCGCGGCCGAGCCTCTCATCGCAGAGCCGGCGACCGAGCTGGCCGAACTGATCGTCACGGGGTCGTTCATTCGCGGCGCCCCGCCCTCCTCGCCCATCGTCACGGTCAGTCGCGACGATATCGACCGTTCGGGCCGCGCAAGCGTCGCCGACCTGCTGGCCGCCCTGCCTCAGAACTACGGCAACGCCGCCTCGCCCACCGCGGCGATCGGTCTGGCGGACACCAGCGGCGTGAACGGCTCGATGGCTCAAGGCGTCAACCTCCGGGGCCTGGGCGCGAACGCCACCCTCGTCCTCGTCAACGGACGCCGGATGGCTGGCTCTGGCCTCAAAGGCGACTTCGGAGACATCTCGGCTGTTCCCACCGCGGCCGTGCAGCGCGTCGAGGTCCTGCTGGACGGCGCCTCTGCGCTGTACGGCTCCGACGCCGTCGCCGGCGTAGTCAACGTCATCCCTCGCCGCGACTTCGATGGCGGCGAAACCCGGATCCGGATCGGCGGCGCGCGCGGCGGCGCCGAGCAGGTGCAGGTATCTCAGGCTCTGGGCCGGGCCTGGCGCAGCGGTCATGTCCTCCTGGCGTTGGAGTACCAGGCCGACGCCGAACTCAAAGCCAGCGAACGCGCCTACACCGCAACGACCGACCTGCGCGCCCTGGGCGGAACCGACCACCGCACCATCTACAGCATGCCGGCCAACATCATCGCCTACAGCGCTTCGGCCGGCGCCTACGTGCCGACCTACGCCGTGCCCGCGACTGGAGCCAAAGCCGCTTCGGACCTCATCGCCGGCGGCCGGAACCTGCAGAACAATCGAGAAGCGTTTTCCGCCCTGCCGCGACAGACCCGCTACAGCGCCTATCTGGATGCGCGTCAGGAGCTGACCGATAGGCTGACACTGTCGGGCGACCTGCGCTTCACCCGCCGCGATTTCGCGTATTCCGGCCAAGGAACGCCGTCGATCTTTCAGATCACCTCGGCCAACCCGAACTTCCTTTCCCCCGATGGGGCGAGCAGCCAACTGATCGCCTACTACTTCGGCAAGGAGCTGGGCGCGGCGCGTACGTCGGGCCGTTCAAAGAGCCTCGGCGCCAGTTCGGGCCTGGACGCCAAACTGTGGGGCGATTGGCGCGGCGAGGCCTATCTGGCCTACGCTGAGCAACAGACCTTCTCCGCCATTCCCCGCCAACTCAGCAGCAGCGCGCTCAACGAGGCGCTCGGCAACACGCCCGACAATCCCGCGACCTCGTTCTCGACCGCAAGGGACGGCTATTTCAACCCCTTCGGCGCCGGCGCCGCCAACAGCGCCGCGATGCTCAACTTCATAGGCTCCGGCTGGCAGACGACCGACACCGTCGCCCGCGTCGGGACGGCCAACCTCAAAGCCGATGGGTCGCTGCTGCAGTTGCCCGGCGGCGCCCTCAAACTGGCTGTCGGAGCCCAGTTCCGGCAGGAGCAGTTTCGAACCCGCTCCCTAGTCTCGTCGTCGGCCGCGGCGCCCGCCGTGTACGGCGGTCGGACCTTCATGCGAAACATCTCGGCGGCGTTCGCGGAGATCCGCGCCCCCCTGGTCGGCGAAGCAAACGCCCGTCCGGGGCTCCAGCGCCTGGAGCTCTCTCTAGCGGGTCGCGTGGAGCGCTATGAGGCGCAAGGGTCGAGCGCTACGCCGAAGGCTGGCCTTCTCTGGGCGCCGACAAGCGACCTGGCGATCCGCGGCACCTACGGTCAATCCTATCGAGCGCCCGGTCTGACCGAATTGCATGAAGTCCGGGTGATCTCGCCTTCCACCCTCACCGCCTCGAACGGCCAGATCCTGTCGATCGTCCAGTATGGCGGAAACCTCGACCTCAAACCCGAAACCGCCACCTCGTGGACGCTCGGTTTCGACTGGACCCCGACGTTCGCGCCGGGCCTGTCGGTGAGCGCAACGACCTTCGACACCAATTTCAAAGACCGGATCGGTCGGCCGGTCTTGGAGAACTTCCAACAAGCTCTGACCGACCCGGCCTTTGCGCCGTTCGTGTCGCGAGTTTCCCCCGCGACCAGCCCCGCCGATCTGGCCAGGGTCCAAGCGCTCGTCGCGGAATCGACCGGCACCAGCATCAAGCTCTATCCGCTCAACTCTTTCGGCGCGATCATCGACGCCCGGGTTGTCAACGCCGCCGAACTTCGCGTCCGCGGCCTGGACCTCAGCGCGACCTACACGTTCAACCTCGGCGCCGACCGCCTCTCGGTGGGCGGAAACGCCACCTATCTGTTCGACTTCAAGCGGCGCCTGACCCCGACCGCAGCGATTTCCGAGCTCGTCGACACAGCCGGCAATCCGGTCGACCTGCGACTACGCGGGCTGGCCTCATGGGCGCGAGGCCCATTCGGCGCCAACCTGACGATCAACTATGTCGACGACTATGCGGCGGCGGCCTCACAACGCGTCGACAGCTGGACGACGGTCGACCTGCAGCTGACCTGGACGGCGCCGGCCAAGACCGGCGCGTTGAAGGGCGTGGGCTTGGCGCTCTCCGCTCAGAACCTCTTCGATCAGGACCCGCCGTTCTACGACAGCGCGCTGGGGATCGGCTACGACGCCGCTAACGCCGATCCGCTGGGACGGTTCGTCTCGGTCCAACTGACCAAGCGCTGGTAG
- a CDS encoding lasso peptide biosynthesis B2 protein, which yields MNWHWAPHVHAAMHGDDLVVLDVRRNDYLLLAAVGDAVQLAPDSNAAQIHEDDLVNQLEAARLGARSQGVAPATRNRAPSAERDLFDHGVPPLRMAQVAELAALSVRVTHSLRWTPLSRLVRSSPVQGGEDVFEVVRKAMVLRAALPWLPLQGECLYRAALLRAHLGRLAGHTHWVFGVSTWPFSAHCWVQSGGVVLNDRLQRVRRFTPILAV from the coding sequence ATGAACTGGCACTGGGCGCCGCACGTCCATGCGGCCATGCACGGCGATGACCTCGTGGTCTTGGACGTACGTCGCAACGACTACCTTCTTTTGGCGGCGGTCGGCGACGCAGTGCAGCTAGCTCCGGACAGCAACGCCGCGCAGATCCACGAGGACGACCTCGTCAATCAGCTTGAAGCGGCTCGATTGGGAGCGCGGTCGCAAGGCGTTGCACCGGCAACGCGTAACCGGGCGCCAAGCGCTGAGCGCGATCTATTCGATCACGGTGTCCCTCCGCTGCGCATGGCCCAGGTCGCTGAGCTGGCGGCGCTGTCCGTACGTGTCACCCACAGTCTGCGGTGGACGCCTCTGTCACGGCTGGTCCGGTCGTCACCTGTTCAAGGTGGAGAGGACGTATTCGAGGTCGTCCGGAAGGCCATGGTCCTTCGAGCGGCGCTGCCTTGGTTGCCGCTCCAGGGCGAGTGCCTGTATCGCGCCGCGTTGCTCCGCGCGCATCTGGGGCGGCTTGCCGGCCACACCCACTGGGTTTTCGGGGTTAGCACCTGGCCATTCTCCGCCCATTGCTGGGTCCAGTCGGGCGGGGTGGTTTTGAACGATCGCCTCCAACGGGTCCGACGCTTCACGCCCATCCTGGCGGTCTAG
- a CDS encoding alpha/beta hydrolase family protein yields the protein MRKLLSCAALGLVLMACCAASRPYTIDDLLNLQEFNGVSIDPTERWLVIDTLKPRPQAGRYDYLQGPKAARGRPLLVDLAHPGSAEPFLPATEGMGYTPGPFSPDGARLAVYRHKDDLWELGVVTLATRQVRWMGVSPDIPLWGSGVQWRSNFELVLLGLAPGDLPAEIRRGRQAKHRLETGWAATAAGMSPSYTRVGSGRYAGDRDLPPPKSLLRINVLTGEAKSLASGQFKDIEISPGGRFAAAIEAGAPTQPDANHPPRMIDFEGRRTRLAIFDLSDGTATRPTPLEVLPSLLSWSTDNRLLIFTRADDQEWPDGQLQEFDARNGKLISLTSPRIRAEVTMPSRELGYSVVQAGWNGANAIALAREPGARRADWYALGPQHAINLTRSLPADPAAAAAAPDGLYVQSGDDVWRVRSGATARIGKSSRLMFTPRIDGGARAPLVNLTANAVWLQSSKSGSRSVRRLGDRKTLSLPPAAQEERPLVMTRHGAVSSTTNPHGVRTFAVTSQQGRAKILTLNPGLDGVQLPDRQPLKHKTGDGKTLTSWLYTPAGLKPGERAPLVVLTYPHVDQPEPPYAGLPSAASLMLSTNLFVASGYAVLDASYQRDPNSHDPGEGFTQALLDAADAAIATGKVDPDRMALAGHSFGAYATMLSVTRTTRFKAAVAAMGPSDLASFMMTPPPHYRSVPEDGMPPAFMFSWGETGQANLGVPPWEAPERYVRNSPVYQAGTVTTPILIVGADQEWGSVGQGEEMFSALWRQNKDAKLLTFWGETHVFESPANIRAYWAEMLAFLDPLIGPASRAGAASEANLNSQVLTQASTASRSNTSP from the coding sequence ATGCGCAAGCTTTTGTCCTGCGCGGCGCTGGGCCTTGTCCTCATGGCCTGCTGCGCCGCCTCGCGCCCCTACACCATCGACGACTTGCTTAACCTTCAGGAGTTCAACGGCGTCTCCATAGACCCCACCGAGCGCTGGTTGGTGATCGACACGCTCAAGCCCCGGCCTCAAGCCGGGCGATACGACTACCTGCAAGGTCCCAAGGCCGCACGAGGCCGCCCGCTTCTCGTGGACCTTGCGCACCCTGGCTCGGCCGAGCCGTTCCTGCCGGCCACCGAGGGCATGGGCTACACACCTGGCCCGTTTTCTCCCGACGGCGCCCGGCTGGCGGTCTATCGACACAAGGATGATCTGTGGGAGCTGGGCGTTGTCACCCTCGCCACCCGCCAAGTGCGATGGATGGGTGTTTCGCCGGATATTCCGCTATGGGGATCCGGGGTACAGTGGCGGTCCAACTTCGAACTCGTCCTCCTGGGCTTGGCCCCCGGCGACCTTCCTGCCGAAATTCGACGAGGCCGACAGGCCAAGCATCGCCTCGAGACTGGCTGGGCCGCGACGGCGGCCGGGATGTCGCCGTCCTACACCCGGGTCGGGAGCGGCCGCTACGCGGGCGATCGCGATCTTCCGCCCCCCAAGTCCTTGCTTCGCATCAATGTCCTGACCGGCGAAGCAAAGTCCTTGGCGAGCGGCCAGTTCAAAGACATCGAAATCTCCCCCGGCGGCCGTTTTGCCGCTGCGATAGAGGCAGGCGCGCCGACGCAGCCCGACGCCAACCATCCGCCTCGGATGATCGACTTTGAAGGCCGGCGCACGCGACTAGCGATCTTCGACCTATCGGATGGAACAGCGACACGGCCCACTCCGCTCGAAGTGCTGCCCTCGCTGCTGTCGTGGTCCACCGACAATCGGTTGCTGATCTTTACACGGGCCGACGACCAAGAGTGGCCGGACGGCCAGTTGCAGGAGTTCGACGCAAGGAACGGCAAGCTCATCTCCCTAACGAGCCCACGGATACGAGCTGAAGTCACAATGCCGTCTCGGGAGCTCGGCTATAGCGTCGTGCAGGCAGGCTGGAACGGCGCCAACGCCATCGCCTTGGCCCGAGAGCCCGGCGCCCGCCGCGCCGATTGGTATGCGCTGGGACCGCAGCACGCGATCAACCTGACCCGCTCGCTGCCGGCCGATCCGGCCGCCGCCGCCGCCGCGCCCGATGGCCTCTACGTCCAATCGGGCGATGACGTCTGGCGGGTTCGGTCTGGAGCGACCGCGCGTATCGGCAAGTCGTCGCGGCTGATGTTCACGCCACGCATCGACGGCGGCGCTCGGGCGCCGCTCGTAAACCTCACGGCGAACGCCGTTTGGCTCCAGAGCTCCAAATCCGGGAGCCGGAGCGTTCGGCGGCTCGGCGATCGCAAAACCCTATCGCTTCCGCCAGCGGCCCAAGAAGAACGCCCCCTGGTCATGACGCGTCATGGAGCGGTCAGCAGCACCACAAACCCTCATGGCGTCCGAACGTTTGCAGTAACTTCGCAGCAGGGGCGCGCGAAGATCCTAACCTTGAACCCAGGCTTGGATGGCGTCCAACTGCCGGACAGGCAGCCTCTCAAACACAAGACGGGCGATGGAAAGACGCTGACGAGCTGGCTCTACACGCCTGCTGGTCTAAAGCCTGGCGAGCGCGCGCCGCTCGTCGTGCTGACCTACCCGCACGTGGACCAGCCCGAACCGCCCTATGCGGGTCTGCCCAGCGCCGCCTCCCTGATGCTCAGCACGAACCTTTTCGTCGCCTCTGGCTACGCCGTGCTGGACGCCTCCTACCAACGGGACCCCAATTCACACGACCCCGGCGAGGGCTTCACGCAGGCGCTTCTCGACGCCGCCGATGCGGCGATCGCGACGGGTAAGGTCGATCCCGATCGTATGGCGTTGGCCGGCCACAGCTTCGGCGCCTACGCCACTATGCTTTCGGTGACGCGAACGACGCGCTTCAAAGCGGCGGTCGCCGCCATGGGGCCTTCGGACCTCGCCTCATTCATGATGACCCCGCCGCCACACTATCGCAGCGTACCGGAAGACGGCATGCCCCCCGCTTTCATGTTCAGCTGGGGCGAAACGGGACAAGCCAATCTTGGCGTTCCTCCCTGGGAGGCGCCGGAGCGATATGTCCGCAACAGTCCCGTCTATCAAGCCGGTACGGTCACAACGCCGATCCTGATTGTCGGCGCCGACCAGGAATGGGGCTCAGTGGGCCAGGGCGAGGAGATGTTCAGCGCCCTCTGGCGCCAGAACAAGGATGCCAAGCTCCTGACGTTCTGGGGCGAAACCCATGTTTTCGAAAGCCCGGCCAATATCCGAGCCTACTGGGCGGAGATGCTGGCCTTCCTGGACCCGTTGATCGGACCGGCCTCACGCGCTGGCGCGGCAAGCGAGGCCAACCTCAATTCCCAGGTCCTGACCCAAGCTTCCACGGCCAGCAGATCAAACACATCCCCGTAG
- a CDS encoding helix-turn-helix transcriptional regulator has product MSDPAPAAQANAQPNSPIRPIRRAELRKLVPLADSTIYDLEQRGDFPRRFALTRRCVVWDRGEVEIWLAKRKANPIAEGERTPGPDVRLRRSRPVAGPSAPARRGRTT; this is encoded by the coding sequence ATGTCGGATCCGGCGCCCGCCGCCCAGGCCAATGCCCAACCCAACAGCCCGATCCGCCCGATCCGGCGCGCAGAACTGCGCAAGCTCGTGCCACTAGCCGACAGCACCATCTACGATCTTGAACAGCGCGGCGACTTTCCCCGTCGCTTCGCCCTCACCCGCCGCTGCGTGGTCTGGGATCGAGGCGAGGTCGAGATCTGGCTGGCCAAACGCAAAGCCAACCCCATCGCTGAAGGCGAGCGGACGCCTGGTCCCGACGTGCGCCTGCGGCGGAGCCGACCGGTAGCAGGACCGTCAGCCCCAGCGAGACGCGGCAGAACAACCTAG
- a CDS encoding acyltransferase family protein: MTSIRFVLALGVVLFHYQVNMITPEAVPIALIERARLGVDIFFILSGFVLAHVYGPQIQEGRYSHRRFIVARFARIYPTHLAMLVLMGLVAIIAVMLRQPFAAAGHSLTDWFADLFLVQAWLPISPTEWNGPAWSLSAEWAAYLTFPLFAYVGLRRGRNPWLTVLLAALVFAVMDLIYRRISGEVVTHADSTFGVLRIPGQFLYGIGLQQLSLRLHPRPAMAVAAAIISASALLASMHWQLDERITVALAGPFVLSLAMVSRSGADGVLAHPAALLAGEASYALYLAHMPVLVIWKNAIAVLTGSDSSYRLSVVEVAVLLPITLAAAVALYTLWENPARAWIRGRLSSPSNSLGTS; the protein is encoded by the coding sequence TTGACCAGCATCCGCTTCGTGCTGGCGCTCGGGGTGGTGCTGTTCCACTACCAGGTGAACATGATCACGCCCGAGGCCGTGCCAATCGCGCTGATCGAGCGCGCCCGCCTGGGGGTCGACATCTTCTTCATCCTGTCGGGCTTCGTACTGGCCCACGTTTACGGCCCGCAAATCCAGGAAGGCCGCTACAGCCATCGCCGCTTCATCGTCGCCCGGTTCGCCAGGATCTACCCAACCCACCTTGCGATGCTGGTCCTGATGGGGCTGGTCGCCATCATAGCCGTGATGCTGCGCCAGCCCTTCGCGGCCGCCGGCCATAGCCTGACCGACTGGTTCGCCGATCTCTTCCTCGTTCAGGCCTGGCTACCGATATCGCCCACCGAGTGGAACGGCCCAGCCTGGTCGCTGTCAGCCGAATGGGCCGCCTACCTGACGTTCCCCCTCTTTGCCTATGTCGGCCTACGACGCGGACGAAACCCATGGCTCACCGTGCTGCTGGCCGCGCTGGTCTTCGCGGTAATGGACCTGATCTACCGGCGGATTTCGGGCGAGGTGGTCACCCATGCGGACAGCACGTTCGGGGTTCTGCGCATACCCGGCCAATTCCTCTACGGTATCGGCCTGCAGCAATTGTCGCTTCGCTTGCACCCACGTCCGGCGATGGCCGTCGCCGCGGCGATCATCTCGGCGTCAGCGCTCCTGGCCTCGATGCACTGGCAGCTCGACGAGCGGATCACGGTCGCGCTGGCCGGGCCGTTCGTCCTGAGCCTGGCGATGGTCAGCCGATCCGGCGCCGATGGCGTGCTCGCCCACCCCGCCGCCCTTCTCGCCGGCGAAGCCAGCTATGCGCTCTACTTGGCGCACATGCCCGTCCTCGTGATCTGGAAAAACGCCATCGCGGTGCTGACCGGAAGCGACAGCAGCTACCGACTATCCGTGGTCGAGGTCGCCGTGCTCCTGCCCATCACCCTAGCGGCGGCGGTTGCGCTCTACACGCTCTGGGAAAATCCGGCACGCGCCTGGATCCGCGGCCGCCTTTCTTCACCGTCGAACTCGCTTGGAACCTCATAA
- a CDS encoding winged helix-turn-helix domain-containing protein produces the protein MGRELDPFSRALEALRERLRGGDFVLGEPLPISDLARELDLSATPVREALSRLAGEGLIEDRRGRGYFSWRVDPLDLVELYDLNQLQVGAALTVLEGAEASGIRVEQPRDALLTDPERWKVDLARAGERLFAAIVRAGGGRTLVASQASLADRLGPARRIEPMVLTGMEEEFGALVALYDARKWRALAIESGGYHQRRRAAAGHIVTLIRRQGE, from the coding sequence TTGGGACGAGAGCTTGATCCCTTCAGCCGGGCGTTGGAGGCGTTGCGTGAACGCTTGCGCGGGGGCGACTTTGTTTTGGGAGAGCCGCTTCCGATCAGCGATCTGGCCCGCGAGTTGGATTTGAGCGCAACGCCGGTTCGAGAGGCGCTGTCCCGGCTTGCAGGCGAGGGGCTGATCGAAGATCGCCGGGGCCGCGGGTACTTCAGTTGGCGGGTCGATCCGTTGGACCTCGTTGAGCTCTACGACCTCAATCAGTTGCAGGTCGGCGCGGCGCTGACGGTGCTGGAGGGCGCGGAGGCATCGGGCATCCGCGTGGAGCAACCGCGTGACGCTCTGCTGACCGACCCGGAGCGCTGGAAGGTGGATCTGGCCAGGGCGGGCGAGCGCCTGTTCGCCGCAATCGTGCGAGCCGGCGGGGGGCGAACGCTTGTCGCAAGTCAGGCCTCGCTCGCCGACCGGCTAGGTCCTGCGCGACGGATCGAGCCGATGGTGCTCACCGGCATGGAGGAAGAATTCGGCGCTCTGGTTGCGCTCTATGACGCCCGCAAATGGCGCGCACTGGCTATCGAAAGCGGCGGCTATCACCAGCGTCGGCGCGCGGCGGCCGGTCACATCGTGACGCTGATCCGCCGACAAGGGGAGTGA
- a CDS encoding PAS domain-containing protein has translation MTPNPAPFLAGGGRATDLILARDWSNHPLGVPADWPQGLKTALSLVVNSPESMILCWGPDLHFFFNETYTPLLGPRVDWAMGARFDEVWADALDQAMPIVEDAMAGRSNRFNDLPWKLATDRGQADTWWTFSYSRILDENGGPAGLFIFTNETTQKVLADANLRASQEEIVRIAAQQRRSLQQMPGFAAILEGPEHRFQWVNDAYEDISGKRDFIGHSVREVFPDLVGQGFYELLDEVYVSGTAFSAREMPIRLDRESGAEDRFIDLVYEPLRDDDGQVTGIFVGGYDVTDRMNAQRDLAQANAQLEQRVDAAVRELMAAEEALRQAQKMEAVGQLTGGLAHDFNNLLAGVSGSLELMQSRIVQGRIPEIDRYMIAAQGATRRAAALTHRLLAFSRHRRSIPS, from the coding sequence ATGACGCCCAACCCTGCTCCCTTCCTCGCCGGCGGCGGCCGCGCCACCGACCTGATCCTGGCGCGCGACTGGAGCAACCATCCGCTCGGTGTGCCCGCAGACTGGCCCCAAGGGCTCAAGACAGCGCTCAGCCTGGTGGTCAATTCGCCGGAGTCGATGATCCTGTGCTGGGGTCCGGATCTGCACTTCTTCTTCAACGAGACCTACACCCCGCTCTTGGGACCGCGAGTCGACTGGGCCATGGGCGCGCGGTTCGACGAGGTCTGGGCCGACGCGCTCGACCAGGCGATGCCGATCGTCGAAGACGCCATGGCCGGCCGCAGCAATCGCTTCAACGACCTGCCGTGGAAGCTCGCCACCGACCGCGGCCAGGCCGATACCTGGTGGACCTTCTCCTATTCGCGGATCCTGGACGAAAATGGCGGTCCGGCCGGTCTCTTTATCTTCACCAACGAGACCACCCAGAAGGTCCTGGCCGACGCCAACCTGCGCGCAAGCCAGGAAGAGATCGTCCGCATCGCCGCCCAGCAGCGCCGCTCGCTACAGCAGATGCCCGGCTTCGCCGCGATCCTCGAAGGACCTGAGCACCGCTTCCAGTGGGTCAACGACGCCTACGAAGACATATCCGGCAAGCGTGACTTCATCGGCCACTCGGTGCGGGAAGTGTTCCCGGATCTGGTCGGACAGGGCTTCTACGAGCTACTCGACGAGGTCTATGTGTCCGGGACCGCCTTCTCGGCGCGCGAGATGCCGATCCGACTAGATCGCGAGTCGGGCGCCGAAGACCGGTTCATTGACCTGGTCTACGAGCCCCTGCGCGACGACGACGGCCAGGTCACCGGCATCTTCGTCGGCGGCTACGATGTCACCGACCGCATGAACGCCCAACGAGACTTGGCGCAGGCCAACGCCCAGCTCGAACAGCGGGTCGACGCGGCGGTCCGCGAACTCATGGCCGCCGAAGAGGCCTTGCGCCAGGCGCAGAAGATGGAGGCGGTCGGCCAGCTCACCGGCGGGCTCGCCCACGACTTCAACAACCTGCTGGCCGGCGTTTCCGGATCGCTGGAGCTGATGCAGAGCCGCATCGTCCAGGGCCGGATCCCGGAAATCGATCGCTACATGATCGCGGCTCAGGGCGCGACCCGCCGCGCGGCGGCCCTGACCCATCGCCTCCTGGCCTTCTCGCGCCACAGACGCTCGATCCCAAGCTGA
- a CDS encoding endonuclease/exonuclease/phosphatase family protein, which yields MFKPLAVLAISLSLAACATTPPAPRAPLRIATWNMEHLSEDGAQGCKARTDADYALMRRYADRLNADVIAFEEVESIKAASRVFDPAKYQLIIEERSAGDHFPCGGQEGRKLTRQAVGFAIRKGVQFDRAPDLADLAVGNPNLRSGVDIIVHARGHAPVRLLAVHLKSGCFNGLKGDACQTLQQQIPVLEKWIDARAAEPIRFIVLGDFNRRLARQDDVLWADLDDGQPANADLSLAEGTTTPKCDPRFKEFIDHIVLDARSARDLAGFEEQTYALADGHPSDHCPVVASLK from the coding sequence ATGTTCAAGCCGCTCGCCGTCCTGGCCATCAGCCTATCCTTGGCGGCCTGCGCCACGACACCGCCGGCGCCGCGAGCCCCCCTTCGCATCGCCACCTGGAACATGGAGCACCTTTCGGAGGACGGCGCCCAAGGCTGCAAGGCCCGCACCGACGCAGACTATGCCCTCATGCGGCGCTACGCTGATCGGCTAAACGCCGACGTCATCGCCTTCGAAGAAGTGGAGTCGATCAAGGCCGCCTCGCGGGTGTTTGATCCAGCCAAGTACCAGCTGATCATCGAGGAACGATCGGCCGGTGACCACTTCCCCTGCGGCGGCCAGGAGGGTCGCAAGCTCACCCGTCAAGCCGTCGGCTTCGCCATTCGCAAAGGCGTCCAGTTCGACCGCGCTCCAGACTTGGCGGACCTAGCGGTCGGCAATCCCAACCTTCGCTCCGGCGTAGACATCATCGTGCACGCTCGTGGCCACGCGCCGGTTCGCCTTTTGGCGGTGCACTTGAAGTCAGGCTGCTTCAACGGCCTGAAGGGTGACGCCTGTCAAACCCTGCAACAGCAGATTCCCGTCCTCGAAAAGTGGATCGACGCCCGCGCCGCCGAGCCCATCCGCTTCATCGTACTTGGCGACTTCAATCGCCGGCTTGCCCGCCAGGACGACGTGCTGTGGGCCGATCTCGACGATGGACAACCCGCGAATGCTGACCTCTCGCTCGCGGAAGGAACGACAACACCCAAGTGCGATCCGCGCTTCAAGGAGTTCATCGATCACATCGTGCTCGACGCTCGAAGCGCTCGCGATCTTGCGGGGTTCGAAGAGCAAACCTATGCGCTGGCTGACGGACACCCGTCCGACCACTGCCCGGTCGTCGCCTCGCTCAAATAG
- a CDS encoding helix-turn-helix domain-containing protein — MTKGSSNPPPWSALLSKAVRLLRRARGATVRDLADAMKLQTRTYEHFESGQAQPNFERMHHFAHATDADPNGLITSLLIGSPEFAVRVADNKLMTAFLIELQTFDQAAGDDLRRLDTLTIVSEFSATFERLLEEVRRRAELAARLQGRLGPSEDSQ; from the coding sequence ATGACCAAAGGGAGTAGCAATCCGCCGCCCTGGAGCGCCCTGCTCTCGAAGGCGGTGCGCCTCCTGCGACGCGCGCGCGGCGCGACGGTCCGCGACCTGGCCGACGCCATGAAACTGCAGACCCGCACTTACGAGCACTTCGAAAGCGGTCAGGCTCAGCCAAACTTCGAGCGGATGCACCACTTCGCACACGCGACCGACGCCGACCCGAACGGTCTGATCACGTCCCTGCTCATCGGCTCACCGGAATTCGCCGTGCGTGTCGCCGACAACAAGCTGATGACCGCGTTCCTGATCGAGTTGCAGACCTTTGACCAAGCCGCCGGTGACGACCTGCGCCGGCTCGACACCCTGACCATCGTCTCGGAGTTCTCGGCGACCTTCGAACGTCTGCTCGAGGAAGTGCGACGCCGTGCAGAGCTTGCGGCGCGACTACAAGGCAGGCTGGGTCCATCCGAGGACAGCCAGTAG